A single genomic interval of Zunongwangia sp. HGR-M22 harbors:
- the truA gene encoding tRNA pseudouridine(38-40) synthase TruA codes for MRYFIDLAYLGTAYHGWQIQPDAISVQQVIQQALSRILQQDIEVVGAGRTDAGVHARQLFAHFDAELKFDEKTLQFKLNSLLPKDISIQQIFQVQPEAHARFDASSRSYEYHIVNFKDPFKINLAYYLINRLDVEEMNRAAAMLKDYTNFKCFSKSRTDVKTYNCNITEAFWEETNNQLIFHITADRFLRNMVRAIVGTLLEIGYGKNSVEFLKEILKSEDRSMAGTSVPAHGLYLTKIEYPKTALFDGL; via the coding sequence TTGAGGTATTTTATAGATTTAGCCTATTTGGGAACTGCGTATCACGGTTGGCAGATTCAACCAGATGCTATAAGCGTTCAGCAGGTAATCCAGCAGGCACTTTCCAGAATACTTCAGCAAGATATAGAAGTGGTAGGAGCGGGTAGAACCGATGCAGGAGTTCATGCCAGACAATTATTTGCTCATTTTGATGCCGAGCTGAAATTTGATGAAAAAACACTTCAGTTTAAACTGAATTCTCTTTTACCAAAAGATATTTCGATTCAGCAAATATTCCAGGTTCAGCCTGAAGCCCATGCACGTTTTGATGCTTCCAGTAGAAGTTATGAATATCATATTGTAAATTTTAAAGATCCTTTCAAGATCAATCTTGCTTATTATCTTATAAATCGACTGGATGTTGAAGAAATGAACCGTGCTGCTGCTATGCTGAAAGATTACACTAATTTTAAGTGCTTTTCAAAAAGCCGAACCGATGTAAAAACGTATAATTGTAACATTACTGAAGCATTTTGGGAAGAAACCAATAATCAATTAATATTTCATATTACGGCAGATCGTTTTTTAAGAAATATGGTAAGAGCTATTGTTGGAACATTATTAGAAATTGGATATGGTAAAAATTCAGTTGAATTTTTGAAAGAAATTCTTAAAAGTGAAGACAGAAGTATGGCTGGAACTTCGGTTCCTGCTCACGGTTTATATTTAACCAAAATAGAATACCCTAAAACAGCACTTTTTGATGGCCTCTAA
- a CDS encoding DUF4293 domain-containing protein, translating into MLQRIQTVYLLIAAIVSLGLIFLFALWQNAEGSAIYAQDQLTVFIMFIASGLLSLVSIFMFKNRKLQFVLGRINILLNFFLLGVFVYWSLSLPGEMNISEKGIGMFLPIISIVFLVLANKAIKKDEDLVKSVDRLR; encoded by the coding sequence ATGCTACAACGTATACAAACAGTTTATTTATTAATCGCAGCAATAGTTAGCCTTGGGCTTATATTTTTATTTGCTCTATGGCAAAATGCTGAAGGTAGCGCAATATACGCTCAGGATCAATTAACCGTATTTATTATGTTTATTGCTTCTGGATTATTATCTTTGGTGAGTATTTTTATGTTTAAAAATAGAAAGCTTCAATTTGTATTGGGGCGTATCAATATATTATTAAACTTTTTTTTACTAGGAGTGTTTGTTTATTGGTCACTAAGCTTACCCGGAGAAATGAATATTTCAGAGAAGGGTATTGGGATGTTTCTTCCTATCATTTCTATCGTTTTTCTAGTTCTGGCGAATAAAGCCATCAAAAAGGACGAAGATCTTGTAAAATCTGTAGACCGATTACGATAA
- a CDS encoding DUF1599 domain-containing protein: protein MQDTSKQYDAVIEICRSLFTKKMKDYGCAWRILRLPSLTDQIFIKAQRIRKLQENEVRKVDEDEKSEFIGIINYSIMALIQLEKGIADQPDLDAEEASQLYDEKITATKELMMNKNHDYGEAWRDMRISSLTDLILQKLLRVKQIEDNKGQTLVSEGIDANYQDMINYAVFAMIHFAEAEEK, encoded by the coding sequence ATGCAAGACACCTCGAAACAATACGATGCGGTAATCGAAATTTGTCGCAGTTTGTTTACCAAGAAAATGAAGGATTACGGCTGTGCATGGCGAATTTTAAGATTGCCATCCTTAACAGATCAAATCTTTATTAAAGCGCAACGAATACGAAAACTTCAGGAAAATGAAGTACGAAAAGTAGATGAAGACGAGAAATCTGAATTTATTGGCATTATCAACTACTCGATCATGGCACTTATTCAGCTTGAAAAAGGAATTGCAGATCAGCCAGATTTAGATGCAGAAGAAGCCTCACAACTTTACGACGAAAAGATCACTGCAACCAAGGAATTGATGATGAATAAAAATCACGATTATGGCGAGGCATGGCGTGATATGCGTATAAGTTCGTTAACCGATCTTATCCTTCAGAAATTATTGCGTGTAAAGCAAATTGAAGATAATAAAGGACAAACTTTGGTAAGCGAAGGTATTGATGCTAACTATCAGGACATGATCAATTATGCGGTATTTGCAATGATTCATTTTGCTGAAGCTGAAGAAAAATAA
- the cdaA gene encoding diadenylate cyclase CdaA yields the protein MDILSIRFLDILDIVLIAILLYYVYKLVRGTVAVNIFIGIVIIYLVWRLTQLLQMELLSSVLDQFVGVGMFALIVVFQQEIRKFLLMIGSANITKNGRFFRSLKFTRNDDSEDGATKVDIIVDACESMGRTKTGALIVIKRSTKLDFIKNSGDEMNIELNQPIVESIFFKNSPLHDGAMVIEENKVTATRVILPVSNDRSIPLRFGLRHRAAVGITEKTDALALVVSEETGQISYIRDGEFTMFESNEELRERIKEDLR from the coding sequence TTGGATATTTTAAGTATTCGCTTCCTGGATATTCTCGATATAGTTCTTATCGCAATTCTGCTGTACTATGTATATAAACTAGTGAGAGGAACGGTTGCGGTAAATATCTTTATAGGTATTGTGATCATCTATCTGGTTTGGAGACTTACGCAACTACTTCAAATGGAACTTTTAAGTAGTGTTTTAGACCAGTTTGTTGGCGTAGGAATGTTTGCTTTAATCGTGGTTTTTCAGCAAGAAATCAGGAAGTTTTTATTGATGATTGGCTCGGCCAATATTACTAAAAACGGACGTTTTTTTAGAAGTTTAAAATTTACCAGAAACGACGATTCTGAGGATGGCGCTACCAAAGTAGATATAATAGTAGATGCCTGCGAATCTATGGGAAGAACAAAGACCGGTGCTTTGATTGTAATTAAGAGAAGTACAAAACTTGATTTCATAAAGAATAGCGGTGATGAGATGAATATAGAGCTAAATCAGCCAATTGTCGAATCGATATTCTTCAAGAACAGTCCGCTGCACGATGGTGCCATGGTGATCGAAGAAAATAAAGTAACTGCTACTCGCGTGATTTTACCGGTTTCTAATGATCGTTCTATCCCACTCCGTTTTGGTTTGCGCCACCGTGCGGCTGTTGGAATTACTGAAAAAACAGATGCTCTGGCTTTAGTAGTTAGTGAAGAAACAGGTCAAATCTCTTATATCCGCGATGGGGAATTTACCATGTTTGAAAGTAATGAAGAACTAAGAGAACGTATTAAAGAAGATTTACGATAA
- the tpiA gene encoding triose-phosphate isomerase, which yields MRKNIVAGNWKMNNDLAQTQELIADLKKQMSGEPAATIMVAPTYTNLYPAFEALKDTPVIVAAQNMHQEANGAFTGEISAAMLKSVGVETVILGHSERRAQFNETNELLAKKVDVALENDMTVIFCFGEELEDRKADKHFDLVERQLKESLYHLPEESWKSIILAYEPVWAIGTGETASPEQAQEMHAFIRKSVADKFGSEVADEVSILYGGSCKPGNAKEIFANEDVDGGLIGGASLKAEDFLAIVNSF from the coding sequence ATGAGAAAAAATATTGTAGCCGGAAACTGGAAAATGAATAACGACCTGGCACAAACCCAGGAACTTATTGCAGATCTAAAAAAACAAATGTCTGGCGAGCCGGCAGCAACCATCATGGTAGCACCAACATATACAAATCTTTATCCTGCGTTTGAAGCTTTAAAAGACACCCCTGTTATCGTTGCAGCTCAAAATATGCATCAAGAGGCCAACGGTGCTTTTACAGGAGAAATTTCTGCAGCTATGCTTAAAAGTGTAGGAGTAGAGACTGTGATTTTAGGACATAGCGAAAGACGTGCTCAATTTAATGAAACAAACGAGCTCTTGGCTAAGAAAGTAGATGTAGCTTTAGAAAATGATATGACCGTGATCTTTTGCTTTGGTGAAGAATTAGAAGATCGTAAAGCAGATAAACATTTTGATCTTGTGGAGCGTCAGTTAAAAGAAAGTTTATACCATCTTCCTGAAGAGAGCTGGAAAAGTATTATCCTTGCTTACGAGCCTGTTTGGGCTATTGGTACAGGAGAAACTGCATCGCCAGAACAAGCTCAGGAAATGCATGCATTTATTAGAAAAAGTGTTGCAGATAAATTTGGTAGCGAAGTAGCCGATGAGGTTTCTATACTTTATGGAGGTAGTTGTAAGCCAGGAAATGCTAAAGAGATCTTTGCAAACGAAGATGTCGATGGAGGATTAATAGGTGGAGCAAGCCTTAAGGCAGAAGACTTTTTAGCAATTGTGAACTCATTTTAA
- a CDS encoding response regulator transcription factor encodes MDTKNSKILLVEDDAKVCSFINKGLTEEGFEMSIALNGKEGYQMATTNEFDLLILDIMLPEMNGMEICKAIREENNQIPILFLTALGSSENIAMGLDSGADDYLAKPFKFIELTARVKSLLRRSKNFNLITPDDSFNFADVKLNDTSKTVTRNDKKIALTTTEYKLLLAFLKAPGRVISRTELLENVWGVNYDIGTNVVDVYVNYLRKKLEKDNNSRLIHTIIGMGYVLKIDDEDTE; translated from the coding sequence ATGGATACTAAAAACTCAAAAATATTACTAGTAGAGGACGATGCCAAAGTTTGTTCTTTTATTAATAAAGGACTTACTGAAGAAGGTTTTGAAATGAGTATCGCTCTAAATGGTAAAGAAGGATACCAAATGGCTACTACAAACGAATTTGATCTTCTTATACTTGATATTATGCTACCGGAAATGAATGGCATGGAAATCTGCAAAGCTATTCGTGAAGAAAATAACCAGATTCCTATCCTATTTCTCACCGCTTTAGGAAGTTCAGAAAATATCGCTATGGGATTAGATAGCGGGGCAGATGATTACCTTGCCAAACCATTTAAGTTTATCGAACTTACAGCTAGAGTTAAAAGTTTATTACGTCGATCTAAGAATTTCAACCTAATTACACCAGATGACAGTTTTAATTTTGCTGACGTTAAGCTGAATGACACTTCTAAAACAGTTACCAGAAACGATAAAAAGATTGCCTTAACAACTACCGAATACAAATTATTATTAGCTTTCTTAAAAGCGCCAGGTAGAGTTATCTCACGTACAGAATTATTGGAAAACGTTTGGGGCGTTAATTACGATATTGGCACAAACGTGGTTGATGTCTACGTTAACTACCTGCGTAAAAAACTTGAAAAAGACAACAACAGTAGACTAATACATACTATTATTGGTATGGGCTATGTTTTAAAAATAGACGATGAAGACACAGAATAA
- a CDS encoding BT_3928 family protein has product MKLLVKFARIFVGILFIFSGFIKLNDPIGFSFKLQEYFSPEVLDLTFLSPFALVIAILICVFELVLGIMLLIGYLPKFTVWSLLLMIVFFTFLTFYSAYFNKVTDCGCFGDAIPLTPWQSFTKDLILLVFILILFFNSKMITPVFVPASHRWIIFLSYMLCFLYAYYVLMHLPVIDFRPYKVGNNIPELRDIPEGAATDVFEYHWKFNVDGKEEVVVTDGSYPQHEGEFIEVDTEMIEEGYVPPIHDFQILDDGDDITAEILEAEKVLLIVAYDLNLTEKQGYEAIKFLEREAKSKGYEVVGLTASGDALKSQIKDEFSLNFPFYQTDATALKTVVRANPGILVLEKGTITQKKHWSDASAIKL; this is encoded by the coding sequence ATGAAGTTATTAGTGAAATTTGCCCGCATTTTTGTAGGTATTCTTTTTATTTTCTCAGGATTTATAAAACTGAATGATCCTATTGGATTCTCTTTTAAACTTCAAGAATATTTTTCGCCAGAGGTTTTAGATTTAACTTTCTTATCGCCTTTTGCATTGGTAATTGCTATCTTAATTTGTGTTTTCGAATTGGTGTTGGGAATAATGCTGCTCATTGGTTATTTACCCAAATTCACGGTGTGGAGTTTGTTGCTGATGATCGTTTTCTTCACCTTTCTCACATTTTATTCAGCATATTTTAATAAAGTGACCGATTGTGGTTGTTTTGGCGATGCCATCCCGCTTACACCTTGGCAAAGCTTTACGAAAGATCTCATTTTACTTGTTTTCATTTTAATATTGTTTTTTAATAGCAAGATGATTACTCCGGTTTTTGTTCCAGCAAGCCATCGTTGGATCATTTTCTTAAGTTATATGCTATGTTTTTTATACGCATATTACGTGTTGATGCATTTACCGGTTATCGATTTTAGACCTTACAAAGTGGGAAATAACATTCCGGAATTACGAGATATTCCTGAAGGCGCTGCAACCGATGTTTTTGAATATCATTGGAAATTTAATGTGGATGGTAAAGAAGAAGTGGTAGTGACCGATGGAAGTTATCCGCAGCACGAAGGTGAATTTATTGAAGTTGATACAGAAATGATTGAAGAAGGCTATGTACCGCCAATTCACGATTTCCAAATCTTAGATGATGGAGATGATATTACTGCTGAAATTCTTGAAGCCGAAAAAGTATTATTAATTGTGGCTTACGATCTAAATCTTACAGAGAAACAAGGATACGAAGCTATAAAGTTTTTGGAAAGAGAAGCTAAGAGTAAAGGTTATGAAGTGGTTGGATTAACAGCTTCAGGAGATGCTTTAAAATCACAGATTAAAGATGAATTCAGCCTTAATTTTCCATTTTATCAAACCGATGCCACCGCACTTAAAACAGTAGTAAGAGCTAATCCCGGAATTTTAGTTTTAGAAAAAGGAACGATAACACAAAAAAAGCACTGGTCTGATGCTTCGGCTATAAAATTATAA
- a CDS encoding ABC transporter ATP-binding protein — MASKTGNAFDFDLFKRLLRYTKPYKSTFYFVAITAILLSFFAVARPYLLQVTIDDSITPKDNGNLIFYISLMLGFLILEVTSQFFFIYFANLLGQNVVRDLRVNLFKHMLQFKMKYYDKSAVGRLVTRAVSDIETISSIFSQGLFMIISDLLKMLVVLGFMFYKSWQLTLLVITVLPFIIYATRVFQKKMKIAFEEVRTQVANLNTFVQERITGMKIVQLFNREKAEYENFKNINDKHRKAWVTTVWYNSIFFPIAEMSTSITVGLIVWFGGLQAVNDNPNITLGVIIAFIELSQMLFRPLRQIADKFNTLQMGMVAANRVFGILDTDSTITDNGKKEFKLIKGDIKFDNVRFSYVEGEEVLRGVNFSAKAGETIAIVGATGAGKSTIINLLNRFYEIDSGTISVDGIDIKQATLKSLRAEIAVVLQNVFLFADTIMHNIKLDNPQISEEDVINAAKQIGIHDFISSLPNGYNYNVKERGAMLSSGQRQLISFLRAYVSNPSILVLDEATSSVDTYSEQLIQDATDKITKGRTSIVIAHRLATIKKADKIMVMDSGEIVEMGTHDELLLKENGHYRKLYEVQFMAEESI, encoded by the coding sequence ATGGCCTCTAAAACCGGAAATGCATTTGATTTTGATCTTTTTAAGCGTTTGCTTAGATATACTAAACCCTACAAATCAACATTTTATTTTGTAGCGATAACCGCTATATTATTATCATTTTTTGCCGTTGCAAGACCTTATTTATTGCAGGTTACCATAGATGATTCGATCACACCAAAAGATAATGGGAATTTAATTTTCTATATCTCTTTGATGCTCGGATTTTTAATTTTGGAGGTAACTTCACAATTTTTCTTTATCTATTTTGCCAACCTGCTAGGTCAAAATGTAGTTCGTGATCTTCGAGTGAATTTATTTAAACATATGCTTCAGTTTAAAATGAAGTATTATGATAAATCTGCTGTAGGTCGTTTGGTAACACGCGCTGTTAGTGATATAGAGACTATATCGAGTATTTTTAGTCAGGGTCTTTTTATGATTATCAGTGATCTTTTAAAGATGCTGGTCGTTTTAGGATTTATGTTTTATAAAAGCTGGCAGTTAACACTTTTGGTCATTACGGTATTACCATTTATTATTTATGCTACTAGGGTGTTTCAAAAGAAGATGAAAATTGCTTTTGAGGAAGTTCGTACACAAGTTGCCAACCTAAATACCTTTGTGCAAGAGCGTATTACCGGAATGAAGATAGTCCAGCTTTTTAATCGCGAAAAAGCCGAATACGAAAATTTCAAAAATATCAATGATAAGCACCGTAAAGCCTGGGTAACTACTGTTTGGTATAACTCTATCTTTTTCCCAATTGCAGAGATGTCTACCTCTATCACTGTGGGTCTTATTGTATGGTTTGGGGGATTACAGGCTGTAAATGATAACCCGAATATTACTCTTGGTGTGATCATAGCTTTTATAGAGTTATCACAAATGTTATTTAGACCATTACGCCAAATTGCCGATAAGTTTAATACCCTACAGATGGGGATGGTCGCAGCTAATCGTGTTTTCGGGATTTTGGATACAGATTCTACCATTACAGATAATGGAAAAAAAGAATTTAAATTGATCAAAGGAGATATCAAATTTGATAATGTTCGATTTAGTTATGTAGAAGGTGAGGAAGTATTGCGTGGCGTAAACTTTAGCGCAAAAGCTGGTGAAACTATTGCTATTGTTGGAGCAACCGGAGCCGGTAAATCTACAATCATTAATTTACTGAATAGGTTTTATGAGATCGATAGCGGAACAATTTCAGTAGATGGTATAGATATTAAGCAAGCAACCTTAAAATCTTTAAGAGCTGAAATTGCTGTAGTTCTTCAAAACGTATTTTTGTTTGCTGATACTATTATGCACAATATCAAACTTGATAATCCGCAAATTTCTGAAGAAGATGTAATTAACGCAGCTAAACAAATTGGAATCCATGATTTTATTAGCAGTTTGCCAAATGGCTATAATTACAACGTGAAAGAACGCGGTGCGATGCTCAGTTCGGGACAACGCCAATTAATTTCTTTTTTAAGAGCGTATGTAAGTAATCCTAGTATTCTGGTTCTAGACGAAGCGACATCTTCAGTAGATACGTATAGCGAACAGCTTATCCAAGATGCCACCGATAAAATAACAAAAGGCAGAACTTCGATTGTTATTGCTCACCGATTGGCAACAATTAAGAAAGCCGATAAAATTATGGTAATGGATAGTGGGGAAATTGTAGAAATGGGAACTCACGATGAATTATTGCTTAAAGAAAATGGTCATTATCGTAAACTCTATGAAGTTCAGTTTATGGCTGAAGAATCAATATAA
- a CDS encoding metallophosphoesterase family protein has translation MKKILLLSDNHSYIDDRIIHYAKQADEIWHAGDIGDLNVTDKLQATGKPLIGVYGNIDNAEVRKEFPLHQRWMCEDVDVWMTHIGGYPKKYNPAVREEIQQNPPKLFICGHSHILKVMMDKDLGLLHMNPGAAGKHGWHKQRTMLRFTIDGKEIKDLEVIELAGK, from the coding sequence TTGAAAAAAATTTTATTATTAAGCGATAACCATAGTTATATTGATGATCGTATTATTCATTACGCCAAGCAAGCTGACGAAATTTGGCACGCGGGTGACATCGGAGATTTAAATGTTACTGATAAACTACAAGCCACCGGCAAACCGCTTATTGGTGTGTATGGCAATATTGATAATGCTGAAGTTAGAAAAGAATTTCCACTGCATCAACGTTGGATGTGCGAAGATGTGGATGTCTGGATGACGCATATTGGTGGCTATCCCAAAAAATACAATCCTGCAGTTAGAGAAGAGATTCAGCAAAATCCGCCTAAATTATTTATTTGCGGCCATTCTCACATTTTAAAAGTAATGATGGATAAAGACCTGGGATTATTACATATGAATCCCGGAGCGGCAGGAAAACACGGCTGGCATAAACAGCGTACCATGCTAAGATTTACAATCGACGGCAAAGAGATTAAAGATTTGGAAGTTATAGAACTGGCGGGTAAATAG
- the folP gene encoding dihydropteroate synthase, which translates to MTINCKGKLIDLSSPKVMGILNITPDSFFEHSRTQTEGDILKKADLMLKQGATFIDIGGYSSRPDAEDVAEEEEINRVVPAIELLVKEFPEILISVDTFRSKVAAEAIEAGAAMINDIAAGNLDEKMMAVIAQYQAPYIMMHMRGTPKTMKQLTEYEDLVSDITFYFSEKIKQARALGINDLILDPGFGFAKTTEQNFELLKKSDLFSSFKLPVLIGISRKTMIHKTLNIDPTEALNGTTVLNTLALTKGASILRVHDVKEAMESIKLVAHLSK; encoded by the coding sequence ATGACGATCAATTGCAAAGGCAAGCTTATCGATCTTTCTTCTCCCAAAGTGATGGGAATTTTAAATATTACGCCAGATTCGTTTTTTGAGCATAGCCGAACGCAAACTGAAGGCGATATTCTTAAAAAAGCTGATTTAATGCTGAAGCAAGGCGCCACCTTTATCGATATTGGGGGTTATAGCAGTAGGCCAGATGCAGAGGATGTAGCTGAAGAGGAAGAGATAAACCGAGTAGTACCAGCAATAGAACTTTTGGTAAAAGAGTTTCCTGAAATTTTAATTTCTGTAGATACCTTTAGAAGTAAAGTTGCTGCGGAAGCTATTGAAGCCGGTGCGGCGATGATTAATGATATTGCTGCTGGTAATCTTGATGAAAAAATGATGGCTGTAATTGCGCAATATCAGGCACCATATATAATGATGCATATGCGTGGCACGCCTAAAACCATGAAACAATTAACCGAATATGAGGATTTGGTAAGTGACATCACTTTCTATTTTTCAGAAAAAATTAAACAAGCAAGAGCTTTAGGTATTAACGATCTTATTTTAGATCCCGGATTTGGTTTCGCAAAAACAACCGAACAAAATTTTGAATTATTGAAAAAATCAGATCTTTTTTCAAGCTTCAAACTTCCAGTGCTCATTGGTATTTCAAGAAAAACAATGATCCACAAAACATTGAATATCGATCCAACTGAAGCACTTAATGGTACAACCGTGCTTAATACTTTAGCACTAACCAAAGGTGCATCGATTTTAAGGGTTCATGATGTTAAAGAAGCTATGGAGTCTATAAAATTGGTAGCGCATTTAAGCAAATAA
- the rho gene encoding transcription termination factor Rho, whose product MFEISELKAKKLPELQEIAKSLNVPKFRSLKKLDLVYQILDYQAANPKKTQEALQEEKAEEKTTEDKPKRPRKKIGSDKKPGRPKKEEVKSSEKKDEAVTKDTTDKPKPSAPKQHNKEQKKDKEQDSLKSNDNSSKSNNRGNNNRKDTRNTPNNRKDNRNNDNNNNHKSGGNRDNRNRYREPDYEFDAIIESEGVLDIMQDNYGFLRSSDYNYLTSPDDIYVSQSQIRLFGLKTGDTVLGQIRPPKEGEKYFPLIKISKINGLDPQVVRDRVSFEHLTPLFPKEKFNLAEKQSSISTRVMDMFAPIGKGQRGMIVSQPKTGKTMLLKDIANAIAANHPEVYQIILLIDERPEEVTDMQRNVQGEVVASTFDKEAHEHVRVANIVLEKAKRLVECGHDVVILLDSITRLARAYNTVQPASGKVLSGGVDANALHKPKRFFGAARNIEGGGSLSIIATALTETGSKMDEVIFEEFKGTGNMELQLDRRISNRRVFPAIDLISSSTRRDDLLLDENTIQRMWIMRKYLADMNPVEAMEFIQQKIKQTNNNEEFLISMNG is encoded by the coding sequence ATGTTTGAAATTTCTGAATTAAAAGCTAAAAAACTACCTGAACTTCAGGAGATTGCTAAATCCCTAAACGTTCCAAAGTTTAGAAGTCTTAAAAAATTAGATCTAGTTTACCAAATACTGGATTATCAGGCTGCTAACCCAAAGAAAACTCAAGAAGCACTCCAAGAAGAAAAGGCCGAAGAGAAAACAACCGAAGATAAGCCAAAAAGACCAAGAAAAAAAATTGGCAGTGACAAGAAACCTGGTAGACCTAAAAAAGAAGAAGTAAAATCTTCAGAAAAAAAGGATGAGGCGGTCACTAAAGATACAACAGACAAACCCAAGCCTTCTGCGCCTAAGCAGCATAATAAGGAGCAAAAGAAAGATAAGGAGCAGGATTCGCTTAAAAGCAACGATAATTCTTCTAAGAGTAATAATCGCGGAAACAATAATCGCAAGGATACCAGAAACACTCCTAACAACAGAAAAGATAATCGAAATAACGATAATAATAATAATCACAAAAGTGGTGGTAATCGCGACAACCGCAATCGCTACCGCGAACCAGATTATGAATTTGACGCTATTATCGAAAGTGAGGGTGTATTAGACATCATGCAAGACAACTACGGTTTCTTAAGATCCTCAGACTATAACTACCTTACTTCTCCAGATGATATTTATGTATCACAATCTCAAATTCGTTTATTTGGATTAAAAACAGGTGATACCGTATTAGGGCAAATTAGACCTCCAAAAGAAGGTGAAAAATATTTCCCATTAATCAAGATTAGTAAAATTAACGGCTTAGATCCTCAAGTAGTTAGAGATCGTGTTTCTTTTGAGCATCTTACACCGCTTTTCCCAAAAGAGAAATTCAACTTAGCCGAAAAGCAAAGCTCTATTTCAACCAGAGTAATGGATATGTTTGCTCCTATAGGAAAAGGACAGCGTGGCATGATCGTTTCTCAACCAAAAACGGGTAAAACGATGTTACTAAAGGATATCGCCAATGCTATTGCAGCGAATCATCCTGAAGTTTATCAAATAATCCTTCTAATCGACGAACGTCCTGAAGAGGTTACCGATATGCAGCGTAACGTCCAAGGAGAGGTTGTTGCTTCTACTTTTGATAAAGAAGCACACGAACATGTTCGTGTAGCTAATATTGTTTTAGAAAAAGCAAAACGCCTTGTAGAATGTGGTCACGATGTAGTAATTTTATTAGATTCTATTACTCGTCTTGCCAGAGCATACAACACCGTACAACCAGCAAGTGGTAAAGTTTTAAGTGGTGGTGTTGATGCGAATGCATTACACAAACCAAAACGTTTCTTTGGTGCTGCTCGTAATATTGAAGGTGGTGGTTCTCTTTCTATAATTGCAACGGCCTTAACAGAAACAGGTTCTAAAATGGATGAGGTGATCTTTGAAGAATTTAAAGGTACTGGTAATATGGAACTTCAATTAGATCGTAGAATTTCTAATAGAAGAGTATTCCCTGCTATCGATCTTATTTCTTCAAGTACGCGTCGCGATGATCTTTTATTAGATGAAAATACCATCCAACGCATGTGGATAATGCGAAAATATCTTGCCGATATGAATCCTGTAGAAGCTATGGAATTTATTCAGCAAAAGATTAAACAAACAAATAACAATGAGGAGTTTCTTATTAGCATGAACGGCTAA